CATCAAGCGGTTTGACTTTAGACCAGATCCGAAAGAACTTTGTTGGAGGTCTTGATCGACATTGTTATAATTGCTTTCAGATTGTAGGAAAAATAGTCAATTAGGACCGACTGAGGTGCTAATCATGTTGTTGGTTGCTCTCCAAGGTTAACACAACTTCCATACTCAAACGTGCACTCTTCAAAATAGggaatagaaacaaaaacaaaattggttAGAACAATAGGAATGTACTTGAGGGCGGAATAGAGATGTGAACAAAGATGGAACTGGGAGAAGAGCGACAGAGAAGAGAGAATTATTTCGGTGGTGAAGAATGACAAAATGAAGCCTCATTATATAAGGGAGATGGGTTAACTGAAGCCCGAAAAGAAGGTAACAAAACTTACATTTTATTCAAGCAAGTGCAATTATCcaatcaaacaacaaaatgcaTGTGGTGACAAGATTATACTATCACTCTCAActtattttgtgtttgttataAAGTTTCTTAgtatttaaaccatttttcctcatctaaatattttaatgtggGATAAAGATATCAAGGTTTTCTTAACTTTGTTTATGGGCTTAGACCCAGGAGTCATTTCCAATAGGTAGCACTTGAAATTCCCATTAATCCAACCAACACTTCGCTCGTCTATGGCTCTCCCTTTCTGATTTTTCTGCGTCAATAACTCCATCCTTCATCATTCCATGCGTCTGCTAGTTTCTATCGTTGGTCAACTTCAATTTTGGCTACTTCAGTTAactcaattcttttttaagcCTCACATTTTGCAACCAAAAAACTGCATTTGAAGCAATTAATCTTCAAATTGGTACTAAAACAATGAacatatacttttttcttagGTAAACTTTCGTATGGTTCGCGAAATTTTTATgctctttctttaattattatgagaTATTTCATGGTGTGTAGATTACATTTTCAAGTCTTTAgcttaaaaaataagttattccgaaaaaaactaaagtgtTTGGAAGTCACTCAAAATAGCATTTTacatgtattttaaaatattgagaaaaagtttaaacaaaaatgagtttcttgaaaaacatttttttcaattccaatcaaacccaacaaaaatattataaggGTTGGATTGGATACTATATACGGATCGAGGTTTATTACCAACTCTCCAATTGTTTCACCAACAATTAGAGAGGTTTATCACCTCGTTATTTATATCAACTCAAATTTCttactaaaatatttgtataaactCTTCCAATTGCTTTCCTATAATTATTACCTAACTCAACTCAACTAactctttatttttatcactAACCAAAAATCCCccaaagaaatagaaaagcaTATGAAAGGCATCTCAAAACTATACCTCTaacccttttttaaaaatattaacataaaaaatcaGTTACAAGCatcttttataatatatatatatatatattaaataattaacattcGGTCCTATAGTTCTGAATAGATAAGATGTAAGACTAAAGGtattttaaccaaaataaaatcatggCGAGGTTTGATTAAAAGTGATAGTAttatattatctttaaaatgaCCAACACTTgcgaaaaaaaatagtttacaacattatcttaaaaaatcaagATGAGATGAGATTATGAGAGAACTCATTGATTTATGAAGGATTTACGTTTTACTTtgacataaaatatattcGCACTTAACATTCCATCAACATTTACACCACGTCTCACagttttaaattgaaataagatTGTCTAGAGAGACAGCTTTATGTAGACGAACCATGGAAGCAGCCATATCTTAGCCACAGCACGAGCCACAGGCAGGTAACGAGCCTGATTGCCACGACATCATATCACATATCagtaaataaatcaattgaaaGTACGGAGAATAAAGGTTCAAAAATCAGCATTCAACTTACTGTGATCAATCCCTCGAACATTGTCCAGACCACGAGGTGGACCGCGGGGACGACCACCATAGGGCCCCGACCCAGGACCTCCAGGGCCCCCACCGTCCCATTTCTTTCCTGAACCGGATCCTTTTCTATATGCCTCTGATTTTTCCATCTATAAAGAAGTATATGAATTTTATCTTCCTTCCCAACATGACGGTTTCTGAAtgctaatatatatataatcaaggCAATAAGGAACAACTTACCGAGAACAAGGTGGTAAAAAACACACCAATAACGTTTACGATGGCCCAAAAGAAATCAGTTATAGTTTTGAGACGCCAAAATGATCTCTGGGACTTCACAACACCTACAAGATATCACCGCAAGTGCATAGTTGGTCAGTAGTCAGTACATGCACAACAGAATCAATAACATGGAAACATCCAACTTCATAGTTCCAAGAATCAGATCAAGAGTAGTAATATATCCAACCCACCTACGAAGCTCCAAAGTTTGTTGATCCGAAGATAGAAAATCAGATAAGATGGGACATTGTGCAACGTAAAAGCAATTTGACaactcttaaaaataattttaacgtaaaatcaattgaaatagaaatgtTTAAATGTCACACAGACAGGAGTACGTAGAGAAGAGTTGAAAGGTCATTAATGTAGACAGCCTGCTAATCAAGCGAAACTGAAAGAAGAACACAGTTCGCTACTCGATAAGATAACACACAAGTGGTTCTTCTATCAATGTACTCCAACAAATATGTAAAACGGGTGTACCAGGAGACAGGTAGCAGGCTGCAATAGGAAATTACACAGAGCTGTTCAATACTGGCAAATTTAGAATCAATTTATGCTTCAGAAACATGAACATCCACCATGATCAAATATGAGAGAGTTCACCAATAAGAAGCAACCAAAAGGAATTCCAAGTTCTGATTCAATCAAAGAAATCTGCTGAGCTACACAATCCTGCTAAACAGACAACCGAAAGGATTCCCAAGCACAGGTTTATAACACTAAACCCTTACTGATACCTCCTTAGGTTGCAGACAGACTTTTAAGGGTGCATAAGAAAGGAGACTATATGAAACATCAATTTCTTAACTACGGtaatttcacaaaaatttaaaactatggtTGTC
This DNA window, taken from Cucumis sativus cultivar 9930 chromosome 6, Cucumber_9930_V3, whole genome shotgun sequence, encodes the following:
- the LOC101219481 gene encoding selenoprotein K isoform X2; translated protein: MGLHLKGVVKSQRSFWRLKTITDFFWAIVNVIGVFFTTLFSMEKSEAYRKGSGSGKKWDGGGPGGPGSGPYGGRPRGPPRGLDNVRGIDHSSLPACGSCCG
- the LOC101219481 gene encoding selenoprotein K isoform X1; translation: MAYVERGVVKSQRSFWRLKTITDFFWAIVNVIGVFFTTLFSMEKSEAYRKGSGSGKKWDGGGPGGPGSGPYGGRPRGPPRGLDNVRGIDHSSLPACGSCCG